From Pagrus major chromosome 18, Pma_NU_1.0, a single genomic window includes:
- the LOC141013308 gene encoding tectonic-1-like has protein sequence MDNYTTTQPTESTTPTTLSYSSTEEPVQPTLSTEPLPTSDRLLTPVTNVDSLCPCDEHKDVCDINCCCDRECGEEVSLFTGCSVVTVSGNKQLCSRDAASHSLRSTVDGYSEVQLSVQKETNYDVFCIQSQNRVDGFSHPSPALPTSSNFDSLFKQFSSFIFGSEENSGQVSSAELLTVSGYQYGDLMVTAGDSGKRGIFWLPAPTVTADCADTSPAAFLQDQSNRCSRDVVLEQDCSTLLALSIDTYTNIQLFAGKNKVADVVPVEVASVFLQSVDGTQTVLQISDGENLNPLLLNPTLCANVVLKVVYVMRYNPAGEIVNVKVSVVLGFVHEAAVSMEQEFLITFAQEDEEEAAVHYSGNPGYVVGLPLVSGTRTADGIVQSVDPRETLSLLHSTEDKDCLLGPHQHFPVLFGLDSVSGCTLRLLDADNCSLVSHVLLDVLRGPNYTPYVASFGNSPLGYPLDWLPVKNNFNPGEAQSCSIPLSLHLEIEWTKYGSLVNPQTQIVNIREIIQTNTTSLELLSGGSSILSVRSSVAFIPVSAPARPGYRATPTIDAKLPFDFFFPFV, from the exons ATGGACAATTATACAACTACACAGCCTACAGAGTCAACAACCCCAACAACACTGAGCTACAGCAGTACAGAGGAGCCCGTTCAGCCGACCCTGTCCACTGAGCCCCTGCCCACCTCCGACCGCCTGCTCACTCCTGTAACCAATG ttgACAGCTTGTGTCCCTGTGATGAGCACAAGGATGTGTGTGACAtcaactgctgctgtgacagagAGTGCGGTGAGGAGGTGTCTCTGTTCACTGGCTGCTCTGTGGTCACTGTCAG TGGCAACAAGCAGTTGTGTAGCCGAGATGCAGCGTCCCACTCTTTAAGGAGTACAGTAGATGGCTATTCAGAGGTGCAGTTGTCTGTCCAGAAGGAGACTAATTATGATGTCTTCTGCATTCAGTCACAGAACC GTGTTGATGGATTCTCTCATCCCTCACCTGCTCTTCCAACTAGCAGCAACTTTGACTCGCTGTTTAAACAATTTAGCAGCTTTATTTTTGGCTCAGAAGAGAATAGTGGTCAGGTGTCCTCTGCAGAGCTCCTGACTGTGTCTGGATACCAG TATGGAGACCTGATGGTGACAGCAGGAGACAGTGGGAAGAGAGGGATTTTCTGGCTGCCAGCTCCGACTGTTACTGCTGACTGTGCGGACACCAGTCCTGCAG CCTTCCTACAGGATCAGAGCAATCGGTGTTCTCGGGATGTGGTCCTGGAGCAGGACTGCAGCACTCTGCTGGCCCTCAGCATTGACACCTACACCAACATCCAGCTCTTTGCT GGGAAGAATAAAGTTGCAGAT GTTGTTCCTGTTGAGGTGGCTTCAGTTTTTCTGCAGTCTGTAGATGGTACTCAGACGGTACTACAGATCAGTGATGGAGAAAATCTCAACCCTCTTCTCCTGAACCCAACCCTCTGTGCTAATGTGGTGCTGAAG GTTGTCTATGTGATGAGGTACAATCCAGCTGGTGAGATAGTGAATGTGAAGGTGTCTGTGGTGCTTGGATTTGTTCATGAAGCAGCTGTGTCCATGGAGCAGGAGTTTCTTATCACATTTGCCCAG gaggacgaggaagaggcGGCTGTTCACTACAGTGGAAATCCAGGTTATGTGGTTGGACTACCTCTTGTGTCAGGAACAAGAACAGCAGA TGGGATTGTTCAGAGCGTCGACCCCAGAGAAACCTTGTCTCTTCTCCACAGTACTGAGGACAAGGACTGTTTGCTGGGACCACATCAGCACTTCCCTGTCCTGTTCGGTCTGGACTCTGTGTCTGGTTGCACATTAAG ACTGTTGGATGCTGACAACTGCTCCCTGGTCTCACATGTGCTTCTGGATGTTCTGAGAGGACCAAACTATACTCCATATGTGGCATCCTTTGGAAACTCCCCGTTAGGCTATCCACTAGACTGGCTGCCAGTCAAAAACAACTTCAATCCCGGG GAAGCACAGAGTTGCAGCATCCCACTGTCACTTCATTTAGAAATTGAGTGGACTAAATATGGATCCTTGGTGAACCCCCAAACTCAGATTGTGAACATCAGAGAAATCATCCAAACCAACACCACCAGTTTG GAGCTATTATCTGGAGGCAGCAGTATCCTGTCAGTCAGGAGTTCAGTGGCCTTTATACCAGTTTCTGCTCCTGCTCGTCCTGGTTACAGAGCCACACCCACCATTGATGCCAAACTGCCCTTTGacttcttcttcccttttgtCTGA